Proteins co-encoded in one Balneolaceae bacterium genomic window:
- the tpiA gene encoding triose-phosphate isomerase has product MRNLLIAGNWKMNAEPSEAKKLADAMVAARDGKDDSADILICPPFISIPAVAESFSSSHLKVGAQNVHTEDNGAYTGETSTSMLKDAGCEYVIVGHSERREYFHEDNALVAQKAKKGLDDGLKVIVCVGEKLDDRKSGNHENVVKSQVQAVLEHLDAGNADDVVVAYEPVWAIGTGETATPEQAQEMHKFIRSLLADSWSEEDAEKIRILYGGSMKPANAEELLSQQDVDGGLIGGASLKAESFSDIIDIAESI; this is encoded by the coding sequence ATGAGAAATTTACTAATTGCCGGAAACTGGAAAATGAATGCAGAACCTTCTGAAGCAAAAAAGCTGGCAGATGCAATGGTTGCTGCAAGAGATGGAAAAGACGATTCAGCAGATATTTTAATCTGCCCACCCTTTATATCAATACCGGCTGTCGCTGAGTCATTCAGCAGTTCGCATCTGAAAGTGGGTGCTCAAAACGTGCACACAGAAGATAATGGAGCTTATACAGGCGAAACCAGTACATCTATGCTTAAAGATGCCGGTTGCGAGTATGTAATAGTAGGACATTCCGAACGCCGCGAATATTTCCACGAAGATAATGCACTTGTTGCACAGAAAGCCAAAAAAGGATTAGATGACGGATTGAAAGTGATTGTTTGTGTTGGCGAAAAACTTGACGACCGTAAAAGTGGAAATCATGAAAATGTGGTAAAATCCCAGGTGCAAGCTGTTCTTGAACATCTTGATGCCGGTAATGCCGATGACGTTGTGGTTGCGTATGAACCTGTATGGGCCATTGGTACAGGCGAAACTGCCACACCGGAACAAGCACAGGAGATGCATAAATTCATCAGAAGTTTACTGGCTGATTCCTGGAGTGAAGAGGATGCAGAAAAAATTCGTATTTTGTATGGCGGAAGTATGAAACCGGCAAATGCCGAAGAGTTACTCTCGCAACAAGATGTAGATGGTGGACTCATTGGAGGAGCCAGCCTTAAAGCAGAAAGCTTTAGTGACATTATTGATATTGC
- a CDS encoding adenylate/guanylate cyclase domain-containing protein — protein MAPEEKYGTVLFCDIRNFTSLFDDRDPIEAAIFAKNVLAKMGRVVEDNRGIVDQFTGDGFFAHYGFEKEVENHAEHACQTVVDLRKTLTDINNMRYFDIQMMINVGIGIHTGEAAYCEISTENFKQTTVMGDTVNTASRIGDLTKYFIVDTLVSKETYDLVKDKFMFQKLHEKNIRGKKNSIHTYWLLPLNL, from the coding sequence ATGGCGCCCGAGGAAAAGTATGGAACGGTTCTTTTTTGCGACATAAGAAATTTTACCTCTCTTTTTGATGACAGAGATCCTATTGAAGCGGCCATTTTTGCAAAAAATGTATTAGCAAAGATGGGACGGGTAGTAGAAGATAACCGCGGCATTGTGGATCAATTTACCGGGGATGGCTTTTTTGCACATTATGGGTTTGAAAAAGAAGTAGAAAACCATGCTGAACATGCTTGTCAGACTGTTGTAGACCTCAGAAAAACTCTCACCGATATCAATAATATGAGATATTTTGATATTCAGATGATGATAAATGTTGGCATTGGTATTCATACAGGTGAAGCTGCATACTGTGAAATTTCAACTGAAAATTTCAAGCAGACAACTGTGATGGGTGATACAGTTAATACGGCTTCCAGAATAGGAGATCTGACAAAATATTTTATCGTAGATACACTTGTTTCTAAAGAAACATATGATCTTGTAAAGGATAAATTTATGTTCCAGAAACTGCATGAAAAAAATATCCGGGGAAAGAAGAACTCCATCCACACATACTGGTTATTACCTCTAAATTTATAA
- the gatB gene encoding Asp-tRNA(Asn)/Glu-tRNA(Gln) amidotransferase subunit GatB: protein MPTIANEKYEAVIGLEVHAQLLTDTKAFAPVSSEYGGAPNTQVTPLCLGHPGTLPVLNENLVRYTIKMGLATNCKIEEKSIFARKNYFYPDLPKGYQISQYETPICYDGHIHIELDDYEKTIGITRIHMEEDAGKSIHDQDPYHTLIDLNRAGTPLIEIVSEPDIRTPAEAYEYLKKIKQIVQYLEVCDGNMEEGSLRCDANVSIRPRGQEELGTRTELKNMNSFRNVERALSYEIERQIDLVESGGEVVQETLLWDPSKLETRQMRTKEEAHDYRYFPEPDLPPIIVTSELLDEIQEELPELPDVRFERFVKELGLKNDDAEILTESRYLADYFEEALDIMDDPKAIANVVLTEVLRVLNERSISILEFTISPERLTELIQLKKDDKINSSAMQTIFNEMLENGDSPIELAKNLNLIQVSDSGFIDPIIEDVIESNPDEVKRYREGKKALIGFFIGQVMKQSKGKANPKLVRKLISEKLELN from the coding sequence ATGCCTACAATAGCGAATGAAAAGTACGAGGCAGTCATCGGCCTTGAAGTTCACGCTCAATTATTAACAGATACGAAGGCTTTTGCCCCGGTTTCATCTGAATATGGTGGTGCACCCAATACACAGGTTACTCCACTTTGTTTGGGGCACCCCGGTACACTACCCGTATTGAATGAAAATTTAGTTCGTTACACCATTAAGATGGGGCTGGCTACCAACTGCAAGATTGAAGAAAAATCTATCTTTGCCCGGAAAAATTATTTTTATCCAGATCTTCCAAAGGGATACCAAATCTCTCAATATGAAACGCCCATCTGTTATGATGGTCACATTCATATAGAACTTGATGATTATGAGAAAACGATTGGCATCACACGAATTCATATGGAGGAAGATGCCGGGAAATCCATTCACGATCAGGACCCTTATCATACTCTTATCGACCTGAACAGGGCCGGAACACCTCTTATAGAAATTGTTTCTGAACCGGATATTCGAACTCCCGCTGAGGCTTACGAATATTTGAAGAAAATCAAACAAATTGTACAATACCTGGAAGTGTGTGACGGTAATATGGAGGAGGGAAGTCTTCGATGTGATGCGAATGTATCTATCAGGCCCCGCGGGCAAGAAGAATTAGGAACTCGTACGGAATTGAAAAATATGAACTCGTTTCGAAACGTGGAGCGTGCACTATCATATGAAATTGAGCGTCAGATCGATCTGGTTGAATCTGGCGGAGAAGTTGTACAGGAAACACTTCTTTGGGATCCCAGCAAACTTGAAACCCGGCAGATGCGAACAAAAGAGGAAGCACACGATTACAGATATTTTCCTGAACCGGACCTTCCGCCGATTATTGTTACTTCAGAACTTCTGGATGAGATTCAAGAGGAACTGCCAGAATTACCGGATGTTCGGTTTGAACGATTTGTGAAAGAGCTGGGACTGAAAAATGATGATGCTGAGATTCTCACAGAATCGAGATATCTGGCGGATTATTTTGAAGAGGCTCTGGATATTATGGATGATCCCAAGGCAATTGCCAACGTAGTTTTGACAGAAGTTTTACGTGTGTTGAATGAGAGAAGCATCTCTATTCTTGAGTTCACCATTTCGCCGGAACGGCTTACTGAATTAATCCAGTTGAAGAAAGATGATAAGATCAATTCATCTGCCATGCAGACCATATTTAATGAAATGCTGGAAAACGGCGACTCCCCCATAGAACTGGCTAAGAATTTAAATCTTATCCAGGTTTCGGATTCTGGTTTTATCGACCCTATTATTGAAGATGTGATTGAATCGAATCCGGATGAAGTAAAACGTTACCGGGAAGGCAAAAAAGCATTAATTGGATTTTTTATTGGGCAGGTAATGAAACAATCGAAGGGGAAAGCAAATCCAAAATTAGTACGAAAACTTATCTCGGAAAAACTTGAATTGAATTAA
- a CDS encoding amidohydrolase family protein, with protein sequence MFTFARLLAKYVREEQVISLEEAIRKLTSLPASNLKIEKRGKLEPGYFADVVIFNPETIQDHATFQEPYQLATGVEHVFVNGVQVLKTESIPELCRVRLFGDRDIRCAQIETHFSSLSINSLFSSINPSILAS encoded by the coding sequence ATGTTTACTTTTGCAAGATTATTGGCCAAATATGTTCGCGAAGAGCAGGTCATTTCCCTCGAAGAAGCGATTCGAAAGCTCACATCACTCCCGGCATCAAACCTGAAAATAGAAAAAAGAGGCAAACTTGAACCCGGTTATTTTGCAGATGTGGTAATTTTTAATCCCGAGACGATCCAGGATCATGCCACCTTCCAGGAACCCTACCAACTGGCTACAGGAGTGGAGCATGTTTTTGTGAATGGAGTTCAGGTCCTGAAAACGGAGAGCATACCGGAGCTATGCCGGGTCAGGTTGTTCGGGGACCGGGATATCAGGTGCGCACAGATTGAAACTCATTTTTCATCTCTGTCTATAAACTCATTGTTCTCATCAATAAATCCTTCAATTCTTGCCAGTTGA
- a CDS encoding META domain-containing protein has protein sequence MILSSCSLTDGNESRQIELDRHWELIELVSSTGETLPTYDYEVHTLRFTNKSEFKGEVSCNNYGGKYEARKNGEIEISGIFVTEVFCRQPSLGDKFVQALTQVNRFEREAGQLILFYGKKGKFISSERLEH, from the coding sequence ATGATTCTCTCATCGTGTTCTTTAACGGATGGTAATGAATCACGCCAAATAGAATTAGATCGGCATTGGGAACTTATTGAGTTGGTGAGCAGTACCGGGGAAACACTACCGACATATGATTATGAAGTACATACATTGCGATTTACAAATAAATCTGAGTTTAAAGGGGAAGTTTCGTGTAACAATTATGGAGGGAAGTATGAAGCCAGGAAGAATGGGGAAATTGAAATATCCGGGATTTTTGTGACAGAGGTGTTTTGCCGTCAGCCCTCGCTGGGAGATAAATTTGTGCAAGCTTTAACTCAGGTAAATAGATTTGAGAGAGAGGCAGGTCAACTGATTTTGTTTTATGGAAAAAAGGGAAAATTTATATCTTCAGAGAGACTTGAACATTGA